Sequence from the Caretta caretta isolate rCarCar2 chromosome 8, rCarCar1.hap1, whole genome shotgun sequence genome:
AACCTATCTCCTATCCATGCATCAGGCCTAGCCAGGCTGCTGgtgtccccatcccctcccacctaAAGTGCTGCCTGGCCAacttcccaccccctctgccaGTGCCCACCTGCCCCTTCCAGGCCTGCAGGGGATGGGTGCAAGCTCAAcccacccaacccctgcctcTTGCCCGGCAGCCCAACAGCCCAGCTGAGCTCTGAGCGGGACCACGCCAGGCATTGCAGCTTCACAGTCCCTCAGAAGCCCATCTGGCCAGGAGGCCCTCCTCTCCACTACCCTGCCTGTCTGAATGACAGCACCTGGTCCAATCCCAGCCCTGGTGAGAGGAGGGGACATTGGTGGGAAGACACAGCCATTGCCACCACCTCGCCCTCCATCCAGTGGGTCAAATAAGCCCCAGCCAGGGCGCTCCTGGACACCTCGCTGCAGCTCAACACACAGACATCAGTTAAACACTCCTCCCACCTatggctgcccccagctccagacACCAGCTGACGACTGTGgttcaggcccccccccccccgtgcctgcACTGTAGTTAGTGTGGATTGCAGCCCCCACCTGCTGGGGGGCCCATCAGCCCTGTGCTCCTCACTGCGCTGACCCCACAGAACAGCAGCTCACAGGCCAGATCTCAGTGGCTTCTACACCCCCTGTGCCAGAGATAGTGGCTCTCACTGCCAGGGGCCCTGCCCGTTAGCGTTCCCCAAAGGTGCCACCAGACGGTGCCTGTGGCaggtggtgctgggggtgggctcAGGAGGAGCAGGCAGAAGGTgcaggagaaaaggaagagagatcagaggagcagtgggagcagaggggaagagaggaagaatccattccccagcccccatgtcctcaggggagcagagggaatgTCAGTGTCTGTCCTGACTCCTGGTCCTGCGACCAACAGCCTGAGGAACAGGCAGGGAGAGCCGCAGGTCACATGGGAGTGTCAGGGCTGGAGGGATGTCTCAGGCAGACGTCACCTTCCAGCCTGGGGCCCCGGGACAGCCATCCCACTGTGGGCACTCTGGCGGGACATCACTGGGACAGGCTGTTGGTCAGCAGGGTCCCAGACCTGATTGGTGGAGACAGTGGTATGATGTAACAGCTTTTCaccaggatgcaggaggggaggaggcggggaacaGCTCCCTCACCCGTGTAGGGCTCTGTCAACAGGGTCTGTCAACCTGGCcccggcctggcctggcctggcatcCTCCCTGGCGCTCTGGCTGGTTTCCTCCTGTATTGGGTTAGCTCAAACACTGAGCGTCCCAGCTTGTGATATGAGGCAAGGGGGCAGCTCACAGCACTGGGGCACGGCAGCACTGGGCGTGCAAGGGCACGACTGGAATTTCATGACCATCTGTAACTTATTTAGAAGCCAATTTAGGAGAGGGCCCCTTACGCCCCCACAGACTTCAATCACCTGCATGTTCAAGTCATCATTCAAAATCAAAATAATGCACAGAAATTGGGTATACAAAAGCCAACTAATTATTGTAATcaggaaactggttttcaaaacacTCCCTTAGGCGAGTGAGCATTCCAAAGATCTCAGGGCCACATTCCCAAAGGTTATCCCAAACTGCCTTCACAGTGGCTAAGAGCACATTTATTTGCATGCACACAAGTGTATCCCCTTTCAGTTACAAAAATCTGCACTTGCAAGGGCATCGTTTTGCATAAACAAAAATCCACATTTGCAAGTGCATTTGTGTGCACAAACAGAGTTGTCAGCTCGCATAATCTGAGTCATAAAGCTCCAGATCCTGGAGGCATGTGATGACACGAGAACCTTAgctttcctttacaaaaaaaagCAAGCTTTTAGCCCTCgcagttgtggagaaaagcctgaaaacaggATCCAAGTgccccctaaaggctcagaaatcagaaagcaaagaaaaagagccCTAGTTATTTTTGAAAGCCAATCTCATGGTCTCTGGAGCCTGCCTCCTGAGTTCTGAATGCGGGCAGCTGACCAGACTGCAGAAACCTTCACGATTTATCACAGATTTTTCTTGACCACTGGGAGGCAGAATCTTTAGAGATTTTGGCCCCATTTGTCCTGGTGTTGATATGAGTCTAAAAGGCCAGTTAGATCCACTCCAGTGGAACCAGAACCATCCTCAAGAAACCTTATCATGACTGGTGCCTTTCCTGGCTTCCACCCATCAGTGCAGCTCCGACTGCTGGCTGTAAGACACAGCATGTGTCGGGCACAGAGATGGGGAGAATGGCCCTTAGCCGAAGGCCCCTCCAGCCAGCAGCTAGTGGGTGAGCTAATCGACAGTGTTATGGTGACGTGTCAGTCCTTGGGAGCGGAGTGAACTGTTCACAGCTGCCCTTGAGAGCGTCGTAAATGAACCCAGAGTGCTGGGGACATGGTGGCCTTGccctggggttgcaggctctgagTTTCGCACTGCACGTGCCAGGTAATTCAGACAGAACAAGCATAGCTGATGTGGATGTCCAGGCCGGGCTTTCTGCAGAGGCAGCCAGGAGAGGGGGGCCCAGCAGGCAATGCCTGGGGCCCAAAGGGGGTGAGGCAGGGCAAGCTGGGACCAGGAGGGGAAAGGATGCAGCAGCCTTTGCTTCCCATCACTGTGCTGCTCTTCTGGAGCCCTGCTTTCCTGCTCTAGCACGTCTCTGCTCTGAGCCCGTAGAATCTCCCCAGCCAGTCTAAGGTTCCTGTCCTGTCTCCATTCCAGTCCTCCAGtcctgccctcacccccccactccacaGCTCTCTCCATGGCCAGCACCCCtgcactcaccccccccccacttcccgcGTCACCGCCACACACACCTGGAACCCACCTGCTAATGCCCCATGAACTCACCCCTTACCCTCCCGCAGACGGACCCAGGTTCCCTGCTCACTGCGCTCTCCCTACTAGTGGCTCCAGAGAGAAGctgctccccagccagctctgaacCCCAAAGGCTCGCAGGACTCCGGGGACGGTCAGGAGGCCCAGCAAGGAAGTTTGCACATGGCCCTGCCCTAGTGTCAGGGCTAATGGCATCACAGCGAATCGTCAGGGGAAAGCTGAGAGCAGGCAGCGACTGGAGGTAACTCCAAGCCCCAGAGAGGGGTCAGATCTGTGGGTAGGGCACTGCCGGAGCCCCTCATGCAATCCTTTGGAGCCCTGTTCTACCTGCTTTTGTCAACTTCCTGTCTTTTCAGTCTGCCACCTCTTCAGGGCATAGCCAGTGCAGCCACAACAGGGCCCGATCCTGTCCTGGGTCCTGGGTGCTACAGCTAGACAGTCCATCCTAATGAACTTGCTCCCATCTGCTTTCTGAGATCGCCAAGCTTTACTGAGTTACTGACAGGCACATTCAGCCTTTGCGCCCTCCGAGCAAAGCCTTTTCCCTGGGAATCTGCTCTGCCCCTCCAATCAAATGTTAACGCAGCCCCATGGGGACAGCAAGCAACCACTCCCATGACAGCAAGGCCCATCAGTACAGCCTTCTCCACACCATTGACCCAGCCAGGCCGCACAGCCTGGAGAACTTACCAGACAGCTTGAAAGCAAACAGGGGGAAGTGGGGCCTATCTGCTAGGGAGCCAGAGCAGCCAATCTGCCCAAAACATGAAAAAGCCCTGAGACTTTGGCCTGCCAGGAGTGTGTGGGGTACACGCCACTGAAGAGTTTGGCTCCCTGAACTTGTGGAATTTCCTGACTTCATCACTGCATTAACATCAGCTTTGGCATTTCATTTCCCTGGATTTacttaaggaaaaagaaaataggAAGAAGCCAGTGATGCGGAGCTGCTCTGCTGCCGGGATCTCCTGCTTCCGCCCTGCTCTCGCTGCACACCCCTAGAGAGCTGAGGACAAAGAAAGTGTGCTGGAAGATGACACAATACTGAGGTTAGTCAAGACTAGGAAGGCCAGCAAGCCCTATTCGAGTGAGAATGGCTGGTGTGACGGCAGGGGAAAGTGTCTCAACAAGTGCATGGTAATGCCTGATCTGTGATTCACAGAAtgatagaagattagggttggaagagacctcaagagaccatctagtccaatcccctgctcaaagcaggaccaaccccaactaaatcatcccagccagggtttgtcaagcctggccttaaaaacctctaaggatgaaaattccaccacctccctaggtaacccattccagtgcttcaccaccctcttagtgaaacatgtttcctaatatccaacctagacctcccccactgcaacttgagaccattgctccttgttctgtcatctgccaccactgagaacagcctagctccatcctctttggaaaaccccttcaggtagttgaaggctgctatcaaatcccccctcactcttctcttcagcagactaaataaccccacttccctcagcctctcctcgtaaatcacgCGCCCCAGCCcactaataattttcgttgccctccgctggactctctccaatttctccacatcccttctatagtgtggggaccaaaaccggaggcaatactccagatgtggcttcaccagtgccaaatagaggggaataatcacttcccttgatctgttggcaatgctcctactaatgcagcccaatatgccattggccttggcaacaagggcatactgctgactcataaccagcttcttgtccactgtaatccccaggtccttttctgtagaactgttgcttagccagtcggtccccagcctgtagcagtgcatgggattcttccttcctaagtgcagaactctgcacttgtcctttttgaacctcatcagatttcttttgtcccaatcctctaatttgtctaggtcactctggactctatccctaccctccagagtatctacctctccccgcaggttagtgtcatctgcgaacttgctgagggtgcaattaatcccatcatccagataattaataaagatggtgaacaaaaccagccccaggactgacccctggggcactccgcctGATACCGGCGgtcaactagacatcaagccattgatcactaccagttgagcccgacaatctagcctgttttctatctaccttatagtccattcatccaatccatacttttttaacttgctggcaagaatactgtgggaggccataacaaaagctttgctaaagtcaagatatatcacatccaccacagagccagttatcttatcatagaaggcaatcaggttggtcaggcatgacttgcccctcgtgaatccatgttgactgttcctgatcaccttcatctcctccaagtgcttcaaaatggattctttgaggacctgccccatgattttgccagggactgaagtgaggctgactgctctgtagttccccaggttctcttttttccttttttaaaatatgggcactatatttgcctttttccaactgtccgggacctcccccaattgccacaaATTAAGCCATGTTAAGCCatgctggttgcctgccatatttgctattctttctgcacttggCGATGGCTTGTTCCTGCgtcctcaataaggcttctttaaaatacacggGGGGCTGAGATGGACCTGAATGGCTCAGGTTCGACCCGGGCATGACTGGAACAGCGAGTATCCCAGTTCATCACTCAGCAGTGTGCAGAACAGCTGCACAAGACTGGAAGGGAGACCAACTCCAAAACCGGTACCATGGAGAGCGAGGCTGGCACCTGCCTGGTAGACTCGGGTTcaattccctgtgcagcacagacttgggctctgtgcctcagtgcccatCTGTACAGTGGGCAATAGCTTTGCCTGGCCTCCCAGGGGGGTGTGGGCATGAATACACTACGGCTGGGACATGCTCCGCTGCCACTGGCTACGTGGGGAGCTCAGAGAGCTAGGATCTGTTATACAGACAGGGGGCATTCCCTGACCTGCAATAGTGAGATCAGGTCTGGCCCCCAGGAATCAAAGGGGCCCCAGAGGCAAGTGCCCACAATGCCAAGAGGCTCCATCTGAGGATGGGGAGTTTCAAGTACTGGGTGGCCTCTCACTGAAATCTATAGCTCGACTCCGCTGGGAGCAGAGGTGATTACCCCTACACTGAGCTCCTGTGACCATCCCCCTGACTCTGCTCTGTTTGGAGAGGGGATGAACAGGAGGGGACATGACAGGGCCACGTCAAAGACTGAATAGGATAAGAAAGCAGGTGGGAATGCCGTCCCAGTGAGAACCAGGGGAGGTACACTGATGATGAAAGGCAATGAATCTAACGCTGACCAAGGGAAATGGACAGTGAGCCTGTGGAACTACTTGCCACAGGATGTTATAGGGCCAAGAACTTGGTAGGATTCAGAAAAGGGTTATAGATTTTATGGCTAATGAAAATATCCCCAGTTCCACTACAGAGGACAAAGCCATGCCATGGACTTACAGCCACACATTGCTGGCCATAGCCTATGGAGTCTGATCAGAGCAGAAGCTGTGCCAGGCTGGCAGAGCCTTGGGGCAGCGCGGTGAGGGTCCTGCGAAAGTGACTGCACATCGAAGGAGGGTATGTGTCTGTACCCGCTCTGTGGCTGGCTGGGTGGGTGGGACTGCTCGCTGACTGTTCTAGCAGAGGGATACCTGCCTGTGCACACTCAGTCTCCTCCTCTCTCACAGCAAGGCCAGGGCATGCCCTGACAGCTCTGAGAGCCTGCTGGGATGgcgtgggctgcagggagcacagCCCTGGCTTTGTCCTGCCACAGGGGCGgagagggaacttttactgcCTACCCTGGCCTAAAGCCCTGAACTGAGCACTggcctccagcagctgcttccctccccaAGACTGTCTCCTCCCTGTCTCGGTCTGGAGACAGCCACCCTCCTACACAGCGATCTCATCATCCAGGCTGTCCCCCAGGCCCTGCTTGTGCCGTACGTTGAGCAGACGCAGTGGCTCCTCCTGGGCCCACGAGTCGTGCTCCTCGCTCTCGTCCGTGTTGGACTCGTACTCCGAGGCGATGCCCGACTCGCGGAACTTGATGAGCTCCAGGCTGCCCAGGAGCGGCTCTGACGGTGACGTGGTGCCCGGCGGGAAGCGGAAGTACTCCAGCTTCACCAAGCAGTCACTCCTACCTATGGGGCTGCCCAGGGCATGGGTGGAGTCAGGGCCAGGGCCCAGCAGCGGCAGGTGTAGGTCCTCAGGCTTCGGGGTGATGGAGTCGCACAGCACTGGCATGGCATTGCAGCGGTAAGTGATCTCCAGCAGACTGTCCTGGGAACCTACTGGAAGAGAGGAGGGCAGTCAGAGCGGGCACGGCCTAGGGCATCACTGACCCCTCACACAGGCTGGCAGACAGCCACCAGGCACACAGGCCTGCTCTAGATCTCAACCCATGGCCAAGAGCCCACCCCGATCAGTGCTGTTCACATGGGGAGCTGAAGCTGATGGAGGGTGGAGGGGTAGGTGAGGATCTAGCTGAACAAACAGCAACAGGGAAAAGCATGGACAGCCCCCAAAGATAACACCCCCCCaacacctgcacacacacaaccccataGCCATGACGTGTGCACGGCCCTGCCCCAATAACACCCAGCCCCTGTACGCCCACCATACACAACCATAGCCTTGACGTGCACATGGCGCTGCCCCATACATCCAGCCCCCTCACACCCACCGTGAACTGCCCCTGCACCCCTGAAATATGCACACGGCCCTGAAAACACCTAGCCCCCGcatccccaccacacacaaacacccccatACACTCCCATCATGTGCACACGGCTCTGCCCCAATAACACCCATCCCCCCCAtgcccaccacacacaaacatcCTCCCCCACACCTCTGACATGTGCACATGATCCTGGTAACACCCAGATGCCGCACACCCACCACACAGAAACACCCCCTCACCCCTGACATGACCCTGCCCCAATAACACCCAGTCCCTGCGCCCACAGCTGCCCCCGCACAGCTGAGGAAAGTACACGCAGGGACTCTCCCCGCAGGGTGCCCATTATAAATTCTCTCTCCCTGGGCATCCTGGCGCAGGGACCAGGAGACATGGGGCAGTCTCTTGCATGCCACAAACCCTGGGGTGcaaaggggtggggctgtctaGCTGCCGTgggtcacccccccaccccacaagggGATGTGGTCACTGCAGGCCTGAGTCAGGCAGTGAGTCGGGGCACTGAcccctgggaactggactgaTGTGTGTGCATGGCACACCCACCCTGGCCATGGGCTGTGTCATGCACACTCTGCGgtgaccccctccccctggcaTTCACGGGGATCCCCTCTCCAGGGAGTGCTGGGGACCATGGCACGGGCACACCGCCGGAGCGGGGCAGAACGGGGAGGGATCGGAAGTCCCTTGTGCCCTGGTGAATCAGCACGGAGCTCAGCAACAAGCACCTCCATGCTGTGCTCCTGGGTCCCTGTACTGGCTGGGGGCCGCagcaaggctggggaaggagctCTTACTGGTGTTGCTTCCTGACAGCTTCAGCTCCAGCTCCTGCACCTGCCTGACCAGCAGCGAGATGTGCTGGAGCATGTCCTTGTTCTGCAGCAAGAGCTGGTGCACACGCGCCTGGGCCTCCAGCCgagctgctgcctctgcagccAGCTGGTCCTTCAGCAAGTGAACCTGTCGGAGAGACGTGGAGACACAGCGAGTGGGTGTGTGCGTGCCAGGACAGGCTGCCTGCGCCGAGCCGGGGGTCCAAGCCTGGAGTTCCAGCCTGCTGCTAGACTGAGATTCATGCATCCTGCCCGCGCCCCCAGCCTGCTGCTAGAGCAAGCCCGCCCGTAGCCCCAGCCTGCAGTGCCGCCAGTCAGATGCCCACTCCCCTTAGCCACCTGTTCTCTCAGCCAGGCACAGTGGTGGCTGTTGGCAGAGCGGGACCTCAGGTCCAGCTCAGAGAGACTCTCCCCTGGGAGCCATCCCAGTGTTGGGAGCTGTtactctgggctggggatgtcGCCAGTTGCTCTGCTCTAGGACAGCAAgcaggagaaggagggagagattTATACCAGTCTGCAGAAGTCCTGGACCCACAAAGCCCTTCCAGACTTTGCCCAGAGTGCTAGTAAGTCCATTCCCCATTCCAGTCTCACAGGGACCCTGCAGCCACAGGGCAGCATGGGACAGGGGGCATGCTAGCATCTGTCCCCCGTCCACACTGCATCCAGCATGGAGTCCCTTCTGCTTCATACCAGGGTGCCTAGCCATGGGACAGATCTGTCTGGCCCAAGCAGAAAGAACTCCCACAGAGGCTGTGCTGAGATTGGGCAGGGGAAGCAGGAGCACTGGCACCTGCTGGCAGTGGTGGAATTGTAGTTCAAAGCTGCAGGCACCAAGGCGTGCTGTCaggagcaggggagctggaagTTCCCAGTGGGACAGCTGCCTGTCCCCACATAAAGGGGCAGCCCCATGGTTTTCAAAGGCCGTTCAGCTGCAGGTGAGGGCCAGGCTAGCTCATCTTGAGACAGACTCTCCCTGGAACCCTAACCATGGCTCCCTGGAGCTGCCAGTGAAACAAGTTTCTCTgggtgtgtccacactgcagttagGCACCGGCAATTTGCAATGTAGATGCTGGGATCTTGCATCctctcacctcgcagggtcctagagtccaGACTTCAGCCCAAGTCCAGATGTCTACAATgcaaacagccccttagcctggcCCTGCAACCTgtgtcagctggcacgggccggCTGTGGGGTTTTaaatgcagtgcagacagacccaCTGAGACCTGAAGCTGATTCCCCCCTGCAGCAGCGTGCCCTGACCTCTAGGTCCATGGCCAACCCTGAGCATCGGAGAATGTGGGGCCCTGCCCCAGAagagccctgcccagcccagtcCAAGCCATGGCAGTCTGGACAATTCCTGGCTGCATTTACATTCCTGCTGAGCTGCGCTGTTCTGAATGAGGGTCGTAGCTGGGCCGGGCCCCTGCCCAGGAGACAAGGACAGTTGATACCCATGATATTTCACTGGCCCACGCACCACACAGAGCAAACAAGCCCTCAGCACTCATCAGGTGTGAGACCTAGACAGTAGGGTCAGTACACTCTGCACACATTAGCCAGCCCCTGACTGTCAGTCCTAGTAGGCTGGCTGGGCCGGGCTAGGCTGTGTGCCCCTCTGGCCCCTGGGGTGTGGCGTCCCATTGTGTGCCTCCACACCGTGGGGCCAGCAGTGCTGGGGCCTGTTGTGCTGCCTGCCCCTACCCATAGCACAGGGGATTGGCTTGCAGCACAGTGAGATTCCCGGAGCGCTATGTGTGAGTCActgcaggggcagctgggccaggggcagggcaTGTGGTGTGGGGAAGGATGTCTGTGGGTTCCCCGATGGCCCTGGCAGAGTGCGTATGGGGGacagctctactccttccttcaaTCCCACAGCTCTCGCTGTCTCCCTGACTTCTCTTCCTAGCTGCCTCCCCTCAAACTGACCGGTGCCGTGGCCCACCTGGATCTGCCaggccctctccctccccgcggACTGTCCCTGATgaattcccttcccccacccggGGTGACCTTGGGCTCTCTCCTCCTGTGATACCTGACTTccacccctcagccctggctAAAATCAGACCTATCCCCTTGTCCAGGCCCACGCCGAGGCCCGCCTGCATCACCATAACCCAATGGCCACTTGTCACTCCAGACGTTCAGAACACAGCTAccctccctccatctccacccagTTTCagaccccctcctctgcctgctcCTCCCTTCCTGCATCTAGGCCGAGCAACTTGGCTTTGCCTCCAGGGCTCTGCCACTTCTGGCTTATTCGCCTGTGTCCATTTCCACCCCACTCCTCCCAGCACACCAGCCTCTCACAAACCCCTCCACATGGCCCCCTGCGCACATGCTGCCGCCTGCACAGCCCCGCGCCCCGCTCGTGCTCGGCATGCTGGGGCAACAACCACCATGCGGGCAGTACCTGGGCCACGGCCACTTGTGTCTGTTGCGTCTGCTGCTGCAGAAGCTGCCGAAGAAGCTGCATTTGGTGATGAGTGGAGAGGGGAGTCCCCAGGTCCGGCAGCTGGGATGAGGAGGGGAGCAGCAGCTTGGGCGATGCAGTCAGGATACTCTCGGGGTGGAGGGAGCCCTGGAAAATATAGAGAAAAGCAAAGCCTGATCCAATCTGCGTGCTGCCCCTCAACATCCCACAGACACTCCAGTAACTCGCTCCCAGCTGAGCTGAGACCCCTGAGGGCCGGGCGGGTCGGTGCCTCATTCTTTGTACTCCCCTGGCTCCATCTGTCTGTAGCCATCTGTTTCAATTATCAGCTCTCTGGGCCAGGGACTGTAGCCCAGACCTGCAGGGGTACATAGTGCCTACCTCCCACACCAGTACACACCAGCGAGACCTGCTGTGTGCGAGAACAGCATTAATAGCTAATCACAATGACAACACTAATCCTTAGCAGGCACACAGCTCTGCCGTTccaaagcatcacacagctgTAGGCTAATGCGTTTGAGCCAGAACAACCATAGGGAGCTTAGTCTCTAACCTCTGACTTCAGTGCAAGCTAGGAGCCTAAGGAACTGACCTTCCTGGGCAGCAGCTCTGTCCTCCAGCTGTGTGCAGAGCAACCCACTGGCCAGGCCAGCAGGAGGCAGACACCCTGTAACAGACTGTGACACATAGGTGCTcgctctccctgctgctggggctggctcGGTGGCTTAGGCTGACTTTGCTCCAGCAGGCGCTCACTGCTGCCCCCTGAACAGCCACTCAGCCTGGTGAGCT
This genomic interval carries:
- the NOS1AP gene encoding carboxyl-terminal PDZ ligand of neuronal nitric oxide synthase protein isoform X9, which encodes MPGKSRYNLVDDRHDLRVPLHNEDAFQHGICFEAKYIGSLDVPRPNSRVEIVTAMRRIRYEFKAKNIKKKKVSLLVSVDGVKVLLKKKKKKREWTWDESKMLVMQDPIYRIFYVSHDSQDLKIFSYIARDGSSNVFRCNVFKSKKKSQAMRIVRTVGQAFEVCHKLSLQHTQQDADGQEDGDSEDVGGPACDPARTENAAAPTEETDIDAVEIPPPGSSTLEFSRGVTDLDAVRNDSGHSLDTKGSLHPESILTASPKLLLPSSSQLPDLGTPLSTHHQMQLLRQLLQQQTQQTQVAVAQVHLLKDQLAAEAAARLEAQARVHQLLLQNKDMLQHISLLVRQVQELELKLSGSNTIGSQDSLLEITYRCNAMPVLCDSITPKPEDLHLPLLGPGPDSTHALGSPIGRSDCLVKLEYFRFPPGTTSPSEPLLGSLELIKFRESGIASEYESNTDESEEHDSWAQEEPLRLLNVRHKQGLGDSLDDEIAV